The Oxyura jamaicensis isolate SHBP4307 breed ruddy duck chromosome Z, BPBGC_Ojam_1.0, whole genome shotgun sequence genome window below encodes:
- the PIAS2 gene encoding E3 SUMO-protein ligase PIAS2 isoform X2 — translation MEKEANMVSSFRVSELQVLLGFAGRNKSGRKHDLLMRALHLLKSGCSPAVQIKIRELYRRRYPRTIEGLSDLSAIKPAVFNLDSSSSPVEPDLAVAGIHPLPSTSVTPQSPSSPVSSVLLQDTKAHFEMQQPSPPIPPVHPDVQLKSLPFYDVLDVLIKPTSLVQSSIQRFQEKFFIFALTPQQVREICISRDFLPGGRRDYTVQVQLRLCLAETSCPQEDNYPNSLCIKVNGKLFPLPGYAPPPKNGIEQKRPGRPLNITSLVRLSSAVPNQISISWASEIGKNYSMSVYLVRQLTSAMLLQRLKMKGIRNPDHSRALIKEKLTADPDSEIATTSLRVSLMCPLGKMRLTIPCRAVTCTHLQCFDAALYLQMNEKKPTWICPVCDKKAAYESLILDGLFMEILNECSDVDEIKFQEDGSWCPMRPKKDAVKVSSPQCTKIESSSVVTKPCSVTVANEVNKKKVDVIDLTIESSSDEEEDPPAKRKCIFMSETQGSPTKGVLMYQPSTVRVPSVTTVDTAAIPPSLTDYPVPFHHPPISSISSDLPGLDFLSLIPVDSQYCPPMFLDSLTSTLTSSTPGSIITSTSHHESSTHVSSSSRSETGVITSSGGSAPDIISLD, via the exons aatatGGTATCAAGTTTTCGTGTTTCTGAACTACAAGTGTTGTTGGGCTTTGCTGGACGTAATAAAAGTGGACGGAAACATGACCTCCTGATGAGGGCACTGCACTTACTGAAGAgcggctgcagcccagcagttCAGATAAAAATCCGAGAACTCTATAGGCGTCGGTACCCAAGGACGATTGAAGGACTCTCAGACTTATCGGCTATAAAACCTGCCGTTTTCAATTTGGACAGTAGTTCCTCTCCCGTGGAGCCTGACCTGGCTGTTGCTGGAATTCACCCGCTCCCTTCTACTTCAGTCACGCCTCAGTCTCCTTCCTCCCCCGTCAGCTCCGTGCTCCTCCAAGACACTAAGGCTCACTTTGAGATGCAGCAGCCATCCCCTCCAATTCCACCTGTTCATCCTGATGTTCAGCTGAAAAGCCTGCCTTTTTATGACGTGCTAGATGTGCTCATAAAACCTACAAGTCTAG TACAGAGCAGTATTCAGAGGTTCCAAGAGAAGttttttatctttgctttaaCACCTCAGCAGGTCAGagaaatctgtatttccag GGACTTCTTGCCAGGGGGCAGGAGAGATTACACAGTCCAAGTTCAGCTAAG GTTATGCCTGGCAGAGACAAGCTGTCCTCAAGAAGATAATTACCCTAATAGTTTGTGCATTAAAGTAAATGGGAAGCTGTTTCCATTGCCG GGATATGCTCCACCACCGAAAAATGGAATTGAACAGAAGCGACCTGGGCGTCCCTTGAATATAACATCTCTAGTTAGGTTGTCATCAGCAGTGCCAAACCAGATTTCCATTTCCTGGGCTTCTGAAATTGGAAAG AATTACTCCATGTCTGTGTATCTCGTTCGTCAGCTCACTTCAGCTATGCTTTTGCAGaggttaaaaatgaaaggtatCAGAAACCCTGATCATTCCAGAGCACTAA TTAAAGAAAAACTAACGGCAGATCCTGATAGTGAGATTGCGACAACCAGTCTGCGGGTATCTCTGATGTGTCCT ctgggaaaaatgAGACTGACAATCCCATGCCGGGCTGTTACTTGCACACACCTGCAATGTTTTGATGCTGCTCTTTATCTTCAAATGAATGAGAAGAAGCCTACCTGGATCTGTCCTGTCTGCGACAAAAAGGCAGCTTACGAGAGCCTAATACTAGATGG gctcTTTATGGAAATCCTTAATGAATGTTCCGATGTGGATGAGATTAAATTCCAGGAAGATGGCTCCTGGTGCCCCATGAGGCCTAAAAAAGATGCTGTGAAAGTCTCAAGTCCACAGTGCACCAAAATAGAAA GTTCCAGTGTTGTTACCAAACCATGTTCTGTGACAGTGGCCAATGAGGTAAACAAGAAGAAAGTTGATGTGATTGACTTGACAATTGAAAGCTCTTCTGATGAAGAAGAAGATCCTCCTGCCAAAAGGAAGTGCATATTTATGTCTGAAACACAAGGAAGCCCAACCAAAGG GGTTCTCATGTATCAGCCATCTACTGTCAGAGTGCCCAGCGTGACAACGGTTGATACTGCTGCTATTCCTCCTTCGTTAACAGACTACCCAGTGCCATTCCATCACCCACCAATATCCAGTATTTCCTCGGACTTGCCAG gtCTGGATTTTCTTTCACTAATCCCAGTTGATTCACAG TACTGTCCTCCTATGTTTTTGGATAGTCTCACCTCAACCTTAACAAGCAGCACGCCTGGCAGCATCATCACATCAACCAGTCACCACGAGAGCAGCACGCACGTTagctcctccagcaggagcGAGACAGGAGTTATAACCAGCAGTGGAGGCAGTGCTCCTGACATCATCTCACTGGACTGA
- the PIAS2 gene encoding E3 SUMO-protein ligase PIAS2 isoform X4: MADFEELRNMVSSFRVSELQVLLGFAGRNKSGRKHDLLMRALHLLKSGCSPAVQIKIRELYRRRYPRTIEGLSDLSAIKPAVFNLDSSSSPVEPDLAVAGIHPLPSTSVTPQSPSSPVSSVLLQDTKAHFEMQQPSPPIPPVHPDVQLKSLPFYDVLDVLIKPTSLVQSSIQRFQEKFFIFALTPQQVREICISRDFLPGGRRDYTVQVQLRLCLAETSCPQEDNYPNSLCIKVNGKLFPLPGYAPPPKNGIEQKRPGRPLNITSLVRLSSAVPNQISISWASEIGKNYSMSVYLVRQLTSAMLLQRLKMKGIRNPDHSRALIKEKLTADPDSEIATTSLRVSLMCPLGKMRLTIPCRAVTCTHLQCFDAALYLQMNEKKPTWICPVCDKKAAYESLILDGLFMEILNECSDVDEIKFQEDGSWCPMRPKKDAVKVSSPQCTKIESSSVVTKPCSVTVANEVNKKKVDVIDLTIESSSDEEEDPPAKRKCIFMSETQGSPTKGVLMYQPSTVRVPSVTTVDTAAIPPSLTDYPVPFHHPPISSISSDLPGLDFLSLIPVDSQSHLNLNKQHAWQHHHINQSPREQHAR; encoded by the exons aatatGGTATCAAGTTTTCGTGTTTCTGAACTACAAGTGTTGTTGGGCTTTGCTGGACGTAATAAAAGTGGACGGAAACATGACCTCCTGATGAGGGCACTGCACTTACTGAAGAgcggctgcagcccagcagttCAGATAAAAATCCGAGAACTCTATAGGCGTCGGTACCCAAGGACGATTGAAGGACTCTCAGACTTATCGGCTATAAAACCTGCCGTTTTCAATTTGGACAGTAGTTCCTCTCCCGTGGAGCCTGACCTGGCTGTTGCTGGAATTCACCCGCTCCCTTCTACTTCAGTCACGCCTCAGTCTCCTTCCTCCCCCGTCAGCTCCGTGCTCCTCCAAGACACTAAGGCTCACTTTGAGATGCAGCAGCCATCCCCTCCAATTCCACCTGTTCATCCTGATGTTCAGCTGAAAAGCCTGCCTTTTTATGACGTGCTAGATGTGCTCATAAAACCTACAAGTCTAG TACAGAGCAGTATTCAGAGGTTCCAAGAGAAGttttttatctttgctttaaCACCTCAGCAGGTCAGagaaatctgtatttccag GGACTTCTTGCCAGGGGGCAGGAGAGATTACACAGTCCAAGTTCAGCTAAG GTTATGCCTGGCAGAGACAAGCTGTCCTCAAGAAGATAATTACCCTAATAGTTTGTGCATTAAAGTAAATGGGAAGCTGTTTCCATTGCCG GGATATGCTCCACCACCGAAAAATGGAATTGAACAGAAGCGACCTGGGCGTCCCTTGAATATAACATCTCTAGTTAGGTTGTCATCAGCAGTGCCAAACCAGATTTCCATTTCCTGGGCTTCTGAAATTGGAAAG AATTACTCCATGTCTGTGTATCTCGTTCGTCAGCTCACTTCAGCTATGCTTTTGCAGaggttaaaaatgaaaggtatCAGAAACCCTGATCATTCCAGAGCACTAA TTAAAGAAAAACTAACGGCAGATCCTGATAGTGAGATTGCGACAACCAGTCTGCGGGTATCTCTGATGTGTCCT ctgggaaaaatgAGACTGACAATCCCATGCCGGGCTGTTACTTGCACACACCTGCAATGTTTTGATGCTGCTCTTTATCTTCAAATGAATGAGAAGAAGCCTACCTGGATCTGTCCTGTCTGCGACAAAAAGGCAGCTTACGAGAGCCTAATACTAGATGG gctcTTTATGGAAATCCTTAATGAATGTTCCGATGTGGATGAGATTAAATTCCAGGAAGATGGCTCCTGGTGCCCCATGAGGCCTAAAAAAGATGCTGTGAAAGTCTCAAGTCCACAGTGCACCAAAATAGAAA GTTCCAGTGTTGTTACCAAACCATGTTCTGTGACAGTGGCCAATGAGGTAAACAAGAAGAAAGTTGATGTGATTGACTTGACAATTGAAAGCTCTTCTGATGAAGAAGAAGATCCTCCTGCCAAAAGGAAGTGCATATTTATGTCTGAAACACAAGGAAGCCCAACCAAAGG GGTTCTCATGTATCAGCCATCTACTGTCAGAGTGCCCAGCGTGACAACGGTTGATACTGCTGCTATTCCTCCTTCGTTAACAGACTACCCAGTGCCATTCCATCACCCACCAATATCCAGTATTTCCTCGGACTTGCCAG gtCTGGATTTTCTTTCACTAATCCCAGTTGATTCACAG TCTCACCTCAACCTTAACAAGCAGCACGCCTGGCAGCATCATCACATCAACCAGTCACCACGAGAGCAGCACGCACGTTag
- the PIAS2 gene encoding E3 SUMO-protein ligase PIAS2 isoform X1, whose protein sequence is MADFEELRNMVSSFRVSELQVLLGFAGRNKSGRKHDLLMRALHLLKSGCSPAVQIKIRELYRRRYPRTIEGLSDLSAIKPAVFNLDSSSSPVEPDLAVAGIHPLPSTSVTPQSPSSPVSSVLLQDTKAHFEMQQPSPPIPPVHPDVQLKSLPFYDVLDVLIKPTSLVQSSIQRFQEKFFIFALTPQQVREICISRDFLPGGRRDYTVQVQLRLCLAETSCPQEDNYPNSLCIKVNGKLFPLPGYAPPPKNGIEQKRPGRPLNITSLVRLSSAVPNQISISWASEIGKNYSMSVYLVRQLTSAMLLQRLKMKGIRNPDHSRALIKEKLTADPDSEIATTSLRVSLMCPLGKMRLTIPCRAVTCTHLQCFDAALYLQMNEKKPTWICPVCDKKAAYESLILDGLFMEILNECSDVDEIKFQEDGSWCPMRPKKDAVKVSSPQCTKIESSSVVTKPCSVTVANEVNKKKVDVIDLTIESSSDEEEDPPAKRKCIFMSETQGSPTKGVLMYQPSTVRVPSVTTVDTAAIPPSLTDYPVPFHHPPISSISSDLPGLDFLSLIPVDSQYCPPMFLDSLTSTLTSSTPGSIITSTSHHESSTHVSSSSRSETGVITSSGGSAPDIISLD, encoded by the exons aatatGGTATCAAGTTTTCGTGTTTCTGAACTACAAGTGTTGTTGGGCTTTGCTGGACGTAATAAAAGTGGACGGAAACATGACCTCCTGATGAGGGCACTGCACTTACTGAAGAgcggctgcagcccagcagttCAGATAAAAATCCGAGAACTCTATAGGCGTCGGTACCCAAGGACGATTGAAGGACTCTCAGACTTATCGGCTATAAAACCTGCCGTTTTCAATTTGGACAGTAGTTCCTCTCCCGTGGAGCCTGACCTGGCTGTTGCTGGAATTCACCCGCTCCCTTCTACTTCAGTCACGCCTCAGTCTCCTTCCTCCCCCGTCAGCTCCGTGCTCCTCCAAGACACTAAGGCTCACTTTGAGATGCAGCAGCCATCCCCTCCAATTCCACCTGTTCATCCTGATGTTCAGCTGAAAAGCCTGCCTTTTTATGACGTGCTAGATGTGCTCATAAAACCTACAAGTCTAG TACAGAGCAGTATTCAGAGGTTCCAAGAGAAGttttttatctttgctttaaCACCTCAGCAGGTCAGagaaatctgtatttccag GGACTTCTTGCCAGGGGGCAGGAGAGATTACACAGTCCAAGTTCAGCTAAG GTTATGCCTGGCAGAGACAAGCTGTCCTCAAGAAGATAATTACCCTAATAGTTTGTGCATTAAAGTAAATGGGAAGCTGTTTCCATTGCCG GGATATGCTCCACCACCGAAAAATGGAATTGAACAGAAGCGACCTGGGCGTCCCTTGAATATAACATCTCTAGTTAGGTTGTCATCAGCAGTGCCAAACCAGATTTCCATTTCCTGGGCTTCTGAAATTGGAAAG AATTACTCCATGTCTGTGTATCTCGTTCGTCAGCTCACTTCAGCTATGCTTTTGCAGaggttaaaaatgaaaggtatCAGAAACCCTGATCATTCCAGAGCACTAA TTAAAGAAAAACTAACGGCAGATCCTGATAGTGAGATTGCGACAACCAGTCTGCGGGTATCTCTGATGTGTCCT ctgggaaaaatgAGACTGACAATCCCATGCCGGGCTGTTACTTGCACACACCTGCAATGTTTTGATGCTGCTCTTTATCTTCAAATGAATGAGAAGAAGCCTACCTGGATCTGTCCTGTCTGCGACAAAAAGGCAGCTTACGAGAGCCTAATACTAGATGG gctcTTTATGGAAATCCTTAATGAATGTTCCGATGTGGATGAGATTAAATTCCAGGAAGATGGCTCCTGGTGCCCCATGAGGCCTAAAAAAGATGCTGTGAAAGTCTCAAGTCCACAGTGCACCAAAATAGAAA GTTCCAGTGTTGTTACCAAACCATGTTCTGTGACAGTGGCCAATGAGGTAAACAAGAAGAAAGTTGATGTGATTGACTTGACAATTGAAAGCTCTTCTGATGAAGAAGAAGATCCTCCTGCCAAAAGGAAGTGCATATTTATGTCTGAAACACAAGGAAGCCCAACCAAAGG GGTTCTCATGTATCAGCCATCTACTGTCAGAGTGCCCAGCGTGACAACGGTTGATACTGCTGCTATTCCTCCTTCGTTAACAGACTACCCAGTGCCATTCCATCACCCACCAATATCCAGTATTTCCTCGGACTTGCCAG gtCTGGATTTTCTTTCACTAATCCCAGTTGATTCACAG TACTGTCCTCCTATGTTTTTGGATAGTCTCACCTCAACCTTAACAAGCAGCACGCCTGGCAGCATCATCACATCAACCAGTCACCACGAGAGCAGCACGCACGTTagctcctccagcaggagcGAGACAGGAGTTATAACCAGCAGTGGAGGCAGTGCTCCTGACATCATCTCACTGGACTGA
- the PIAS2 gene encoding E3 SUMO-protein ligase PIAS2 isoform X3: MVSSFRVSELQVLLGFAGRNKSGRKHDLLMRALHLLKSGCSPAVQIKIRELYRRRYPRTIEGLSDLSAIKPAVFNLDSSSSPVEPDLAVAGIHPLPSTSVTPQSPSSPVSSVLLQDTKAHFEMQQPSPPIPPVHPDVQLKSLPFYDVLDVLIKPTSLVQSSIQRFQEKFFIFALTPQQVREICISRDFLPGGRRDYTVQVQLRLCLAETSCPQEDNYPNSLCIKVNGKLFPLPGYAPPPKNGIEQKRPGRPLNITSLVRLSSAVPNQISISWASEIGKNYSMSVYLVRQLTSAMLLQRLKMKGIRNPDHSRALIKEKLTADPDSEIATTSLRVSLMCPLGKMRLTIPCRAVTCTHLQCFDAALYLQMNEKKPTWICPVCDKKAAYESLILDGLFMEILNECSDVDEIKFQEDGSWCPMRPKKDAVKVSSPQCTKIESSSVVTKPCSVTVANEVNKKKVDVIDLTIESSSDEEEDPPAKRKCIFMSETQGSPTKGVLMYQPSTVRVPSVTTVDTAAIPPSLTDYPVPFHHPPISSISSDLPGLDFLSLIPVDSQYCPPMFLDSLTSTLTSSTPGSIITSTSHHESSTHVSSSSRSETGVITSSGGSAPDIISLD, translated from the exons atGGTATCAAGTTTTCGTGTTTCTGAACTACAAGTGTTGTTGGGCTTTGCTGGACGTAATAAAAGTGGACGGAAACATGACCTCCTGATGAGGGCACTGCACTTACTGAAGAgcggctgcagcccagcagttCAGATAAAAATCCGAGAACTCTATAGGCGTCGGTACCCAAGGACGATTGAAGGACTCTCAGACTTATCGGCTATAAAACCTGCCGTTTTCAATTTGGACAGTAGTTCCTCTCCCGTGGAGCCTGACCTGGCTGTTGCTGGAATTCACCCGCTCCCTTCTACTTCAGTCACGCCTCAGTCTCCTTCCTCCCCCGTCAGCTCCGTGCTCCTCCAAGACACTAAGGCTCACTTTGAGATGCAGCAGCCATCCCCTCCAATTCCACCTGTTCATCCTGATGTTCAGCTGAAAAGCCTGCCTTTTTATGACGTGCTAGATGTGCTCATAAAACCTACAAGTCTAG TACAGAGCAGTATTCAGAGGTTCCAAGAGAAGttttttatctttgctttaaCACCTCAGCAGGTCAGagaaatctgtatttccag GGACTTCTTGCCAGGGGGCAGGAGAGATTACACAGTCCAAGTTCAGCTAAG GTTATGCCTGGCAGAGACAAGCTGTCCTCAAGAAGATAATTACCCTAATAGTTTGTGCATTAAAGTAAATGGGAAGCTGTTTCCATTGCCG GGATATGCTCCACCACCGAAAAATGGAATTGAACAGAAGCGACCTGGGCGTCCCTTGAATATAACATCTCTAGTTAGGTTGTCATCAGCAGTGCCAAACCAGATTTCCATTTCCTGGGCTTCTGAAATTGGAAAG AATTACTCCATGTCTGTGTATCTCGTTCGTCAGCTCACTTCAGCTATGCTTTTGCAGaggttaaaaatgaaaggtatCAGAAACCCTGATCATTCCAGAGCACTAA TTAAAGAAAAACTAACGGCAGATCCTGATAGTGAGATTGCGACAACCAGTCTGCGGGTATCTCTGATGTGTCCT ctgggaaaaatgAGACTGACAATCCCATGCCGGGCTGTTACTTGCACACACCTGCAATGTTTTGATGCTGCTCTTTATCTTCAAATGAATGAGAAGAAGCCTACCTGGATCTGTCCTGTCTGCGACAAAAAGGCAGCTTACGAGAGCCTAATACTAGATGG gctcTTTATGGAAATCCTTAATGAATGTTCCGATGTGGATGAGATTAAATTCCAGGAAGATGGCTCCTGGTGCCCCATGAGGCCTAAAAAAGATGCTGTGAAAGTCTCAAGTCCACAGTGCACCAAAATAGAAA GTTCCAGTGTTGTTACCAAACCATGTTCTGTGACAGTGGCCAATGAGGTAAACAAGAAGAAAGTTGATGTGATTGACTTGACAATTGAAAGCTCTTCTGATGAAGAAGAAGATCCTCCTGCCAAAAGGAAGTGCATATTTATGTCTGAAACACAAGGAAGCCCAACCAAAGG GGTTCTCATGTATCAGCCATCTACTGTCAGAGTGCCCAGCGTGACAACGGTTGATACTGCTGCTATTCCTCCTTCGTTAACAGACTACCCAGTGCCATTCCATCACCCACCAATATCCAGTATTTCCTCGGACTTGCCAG gtCTGGATTTTCTTTCACTAATCCCAGTTGATTCACAG TACTGTCCTCCTATGTTTTTGGATAGTCTCACCTCAACCTTAACAAGCAGCACGCCTGGCAGCATCATCACATCAACCAGTCACCACGAGAGCAGCACGCACGTTagctcctccagcaggagcGAGACAGGAGTTATAACCAGCAGTGGAGGCAGTGCTCCTGACATCATCTCACTGGACTGA
- the LOC118156547 gene encoding elongation factor 2-like codes for MVNFTEDLIQVLMDKKSNIRNTAVIARVDHGKSRLTDPLVCKAGIIASARADETQFTDTWKDEQGRCITIKSMFYCCLEIQHCRPGFSSVSLISGRFCLEILAMQILILCRLWLICIKAKA; via the exons ATG GTGAATTTCACAGAAGACCTGATCCAAGTGCTCATGGACAAGAAGTCCAATATTAGAAATACGGCTGTGATTGCTCGTGTTGATCATGGCAAATCAAGACTGACAGACCCCTTGGTTTGTAAAGCAGGCATCATTGCTTCAGCCAGAGCTGACGAAACACAATTCACAGACACATGGAAAGATGAACAAGGAAGATGTATCACCATCAAGTCTAT GTTTTACTGCTGCCTTGAGATCCAACACTGTCGGCCAGGCTTTTCCAGTGTGTCTTTGATCAGTGGAAGATTTTGCCTGGAGATCCTAGCGATGCAAATTCTCATCCTTTGCAGGTTGTGGTTGATATGCATAAAGGCAAAGGCTTGA